CCGTAGTACTTGACAAGCCTGTTGATTTTGGATTCAATATGCCTTAGCTTGACTTTGTTGTGGTTGTCCTGCTTGTTTGCGCCAAGATGCTTCCTGACATTGACGGCGCGCCTGATAAGCGACAGGAGATCCTCCGGGTATTCAAGTTTCTGCCCGGATGCCTTCACGATTTTTGTGATGCTCTTGCCTGCAACATTGCGCACAGAAGGGACACCGTAGACATCTCGGAGTTTCTGCCCAATCTGGGCAATCTCCATGCCCTCCTTCCTCAGCTTCATCACAAGGTCCTCCACCTCGTGGGCCGAGTAGCCGACCCATTCAGGGGAAGTCTTGTTGGCAGGCTTTTTTGAGCCTGACTTGCCGTGCTTTTTTGAATGCAAACGTGCCATTTATCCACCTTCCTATCTCATTTTTTATTTATGAATTCTGCAAGCTTAGACAGCGCCTTTGACCTGTGCGAAACCTTTGCTTTTTCAATTTTGTCCTGTGCAAATGTCATTTTTGACCCGCTTGGAATAAAAATCGGGTCAAATCCAAAACCCGATTTTCCCAATTCCGTACGCGATATTTTGCCCTTGCACCTGCCTGAAAAAACCCTTATTGACTTTCCAGTGCAATGTGCGATTGAGCACCTGAATTCAGCCTTCCGGTTATTGCAACCTGACAAAAGCTTCAGAATGCCCGAGCACCCCAACTTCCCCAATGCAAACTTGGAGTAAGCGCAAGGAAATCCATTAAGGCTGTGGATGTACAACCCAGAATCTTCAACAAAGAAAGCGGCTTTGTATTTGCCTGATTGTTGCATTGCAGATTCTCTTGCTACCTCTGCAACATCCTCCGACCGTATCTCGTTTGCCTTGCCAGGCGCTTGTTTTATTATTATCCCATGCTGCTTTAAAAAGTTATGCGCCTCCCTGAATTTATGCGCGTTTGAGGTTGCAAATATAAGCCTTTCTGCAATTTTTGCCATAAATTCTACACCTAATCAATCGAAGTTCGCAATTTCATTACTCTGGTGAGTTTATTCATTACGGTTTAATCAGTTGGCTTGGGCAGTTTTCTTACAATTTGCTTTCATTGGGCATGGAAATAAAAATAACTATAAGAAATGGCAACAAAAAGCAGCCAGCACATGAACGAATAGATGGCGATTATATTTGTTTCAAGGCTTGAGAATGCAAGCAGCCCGACTGCAATTACAAGCGCACAGGGGGTTGCGACGCTTATTGATTTTGCAAAGTCGAGCTTTCGGCTTATGCTGCTGCCTTTCCCAGGCTGGTTTTTAGAGGATGAGGGAGCTGCCTTTTTGCCTCCCTGAATTTTTCCTTCCGTCTCCATGATAAAACCACTTCAATTATAGATTAGCTAACTATTTTGAGCTTCAGCTCGCCTGCGGCAAAAGAAACGCTCTTGGCCCCTGTTGTCGCCTTGATTACCTCCAGGCAGGATGCCAAGTCCTCGGGGCTTGTTATTTGCAGCGACTCGATTGGCGTGTTGAGCGCAAGCTTGTTTGAAGCCTTGAACTGTCGAACCTGCGAGACAATCTGGTTTAAAAGCAAAGAGGTTTTTTCCGCATCAGGAAAAACAAGCCTGTCATCCTTTGCAGGCCAGGATGACGTGTGGATAGAACCTCCTGAAGCCTTTGCCCCCTCCTGGCCTGAAAAAATTGTGAATATCTCCTCAGTCACATGTGGCGCTATTGGGGCAAGAAGCTTGATTGTGTTGAGAAGCACGGTGTGCAGTGTGAACTGTGCCGCTCTCTTGCTGGCGCTGCTTGTGCCTTGCTGGTAAATTCTGTACTTGACATATTCAAGATAAAAATCGCAAACTTCGTGCCAGAAAAATTCCTGCATTGACTTTATTGCGTGGTGGTATTCGAAATTTTCAAAATCCTCGCTTACCGAATAAATCAGCCCCTGCAGCCTTGAGAGAATCCACCTGTCAACTGTCTCGAGGGATGCCAATTCGCTGCCGTCAGGCTCAAAGCCTGAAATTGACTGGCTGGCAAATTTTGCCGCGTTCCAAAGCTTGTTGAGAAAACTTTTCGAATATGTGAGGTCCTGGTAGGAAAACGGCCTGTCCTTTGCCATTGCCCCCGAAAGGGCTGCCCACTGCCTGACCGAATCGGCATAGTAGTCGTCAATAAGCTTGTCCGGGGCGATTATGTTTCCAAGGCTCTTGCTCATTTTTTTCCCGTCCGGGGCAAGCACGTTGCCGTTTAACAAAAGTTCCTTGAAAGGAGGCCTGCCGGCAAGCTGCATGCACCTGTAGATTGTGTAGTAGGCCCAAGTCCTGATGATTTCGACTCCTTGCGGCCTGAGGCTGATTGGATAGAATTTTTTAAACATTGATTGGTTGCCTGGCCAGCCGGATATCACAAGGGGCGTAATGCTTGAGTCTATCCAGCAGTCGCATGTGGAAGATTCGGCAACAAGCGTCTCCCCGCACTCGCAAGCCTTGGCATTAGCAAGCGGGGGATTTACCGGAAGCTCATCCAGGCTTGCAGTATAATCCTTGTTGCATTTAGCGCAGTACCAGAATGGAAGGGGGGTTCCAAATACCCTTTGGCGGGAAATCACCCAGTCCCATTCCACATTGCTTGCCCAGTCCACAAGATGGGAGATTGCAAAGTCTGGAACCCAGCGCATTGTTTTGGCCGCCTCGATTATTTCCTTGTCCTTGCCCTTTATTTTTCCAAACCACTGGGTGGAAAGCATTAGCTCGACTGGCTTTTTGCACCTGTCATGGACTTTTACTGCCTGATGAAGGGGCTCTATTTTGATGACTTTGCCTTCTTCCCCAAGCCTTTCGATGATTTTCTTTTTTGCCTCAGGGGCTTTGAGCCCATTGAGATAATCAGGCCCGTTTATAATGCGGCCTGAGGCGTCAAATGCCTCGATTATTGGGAGGCCGTACCTGTACATCCACACAACGTCCATCTTGTCCCCGAAAGTGCACACCATCAGGGCGCCTGAGCCAAAATTCATGTCCACGTCCTTGTCCGGCATCATTTTGACTTTATTGCCAAGCGGTGTTGTGATTGTCTCATTTGCATAATTCGCATATCTTTTGTCTGTTGGATTAAACAAAACTGCAACGCATGCATGCAGAAGCTCGGCCCTTGAAGTTGCAATCGGTATGGCCTGGCCATTTGGGCCCGTGAATTTTAGGAAATTAAGCTGGCTGTCCCGCTCAAGCTCTTCAGTATCTGATTTTGCAAGGGCCGAGCGGCAGTTAGGGCACCAGAAAACCGGGTGCTTTGCCCTGAAAACAAGCCCTTTTTCATACATCTTGATTAGCGAATGCTGGACTGCCTTGTGGTATTCCGGCGACATTGTCTTGTATTCATATCTCCAGTCTGGCGAAAAGCCCATGGAGTTCATTTGAGCTTTCATCTTCTCAATGCACGAATTGGTCCATTCTATGCAAAGGCTTCGGAATTCCTCCGGAGGCTTTCTCCCGTATTTTTGTTCCACCTTGACTTCAGTTGGAAAGCCCTGGCAGTCCCAGCCTTGCGGGTAATAGACATTGAATCCCTTCATCCGTTTGTAGCGGGCTATGAAATCAAAATACGAGTAGGAGAGCACATGGCCCATGTGCAAGTCCCCGGAAGTGAATGGAGGGGGGGTGTCAATGGAATAGATTGGCCTTGAGGAATCAACTTCATCAAACTTGTAAGTGTCTTTTTCCTTCCAGTATTCCTGCCACTTTATTTCAACTGACCTATTGTAGCGCTCTTCCATCAAAATCAATTGGCATATGCAGTGAAAATATTTTTTTAAGCTGATGTTTAGACACTAATTTGTGATGCTGGGTTTTTTAAGGCCTTGTTAGATTGGCGCCTGAAAATACCATAATTTAAAAACATGTTTAACTATAAAATTAAACAAAATATACGGGATACTGGGCATTTTTACCGCTAATTCGAAGATTCAATTGTTGGAAATCCTAAAGTCAAAAATCGAGCCTGGCAATTAAGACATGCACTAAGCTGGATTTTTTACATGCATTGTTTTATCGCCGAGGCCATCTTGCATGCCGAACACAGCTCTTGCCTTGAAGAGGTCGGCTCGCCGCATTTTTTGCAGTTTTTTAACGTCCCTTCAGCTA
This portion of the Candidatus Parvarchaeota archaeon genome encodes:
- a CDS encoding 30S ribosomal protein S15, whose amino-acid sequence is MARLHSKKHGKSGSKKPANKTSPEWVGYSAHEVEDLVMKLRKEGMEIAQIGQKLRDVYGVPSVRNVAGKSITKIVKASGQKLEYPEDLLSLIRRAVNVRKHLGANKQDNHNKVKLRHIESKINRLVKYYGNSGKLPDGWIYEPEKAALLVK
- the rdgB gene encoding RdgB/HAM1 family non-canonical purine NTP pyrophosphatase — translated: MAKIAERLIFATSNAHKFREAHNFLKQHGIIIKQAPGKANEIRSEDVAEVARESAMQQSGKYKAAFFVEDSGLYIHSLNGFPCAYSKFALGKLGCSGILKLLSGCNNRKAEFRCSIAHCTGKSIRVFSGRCKGKISRTELGKSGFGFDPIFIPSGSKMTFAQDKIEKAKVSHRSKALSKLAEFINKK
- a CDS encoding valine--tRNA ligase, with the protein product MEERYNRSVEIKWQEYWKEKDTYKFDEVDSSRPIYSIDTPPPFTSGDLHMGHVLSYSYFDFIARYKRMKGFNVYYPQGWDCQGFPTEVKVEQKYGRKPPEEFRSLCIEWTNSCIEKMKAQMNSMGFSPDWRYEYKTMSPEYHKAVQHSLIKMYEKGLVFRAKHPVFWCPNCRSALAKSDTEELERDSQLNFLKFTGPNGQAIPIATSRAELLHACVAVLFNPTDKRYANYANETITTPLGNKVKMMPDKDVDMNFGSGALMVCTFGDKMDVVWMYRYGLPIIEAFDASGRIINGPDYLNGLKAPEAKKKIIERLGEEGKVIKIEPLHQAVKVHDRCKKPVELMLSTQWFGKIKGKDKEIIEAAKTMRWVPDFAISHLVDWASNVEWDWVISRQRVFGTPLPFWYCAKCNKDYTASLDELPVNPPLANAKACECGETLVAESSTCDCWIDSSITPLVISGWPGNQSMFKKFYPISLRPQGVEIIRTWAYYTIYRCMQLAGRPPFKELLLNGNVLAPDGKKMSKSLGNIIAPDKLIDDYYADSVRQWAALSGAMAKDRPFSYQDLTYSKSFLNKLWNAAKFASQSISGFEPDGSELASLETVDRWILSRLQGLIYSVSEDFENFEYHHAIKSMQEFFWHEVCDFYLEYVKYRIYQQGTSSASKRAAQFTLHTVLLNTIKLLAPIAPHVTEEIFTIFSGQEGAKASGGSIHTSSWPAKDDRLVFPDAEKTSLLLNQIVSQVRQFKASNKLALNTPIESLQITSPEDLASCLEVIKATTGAKSVSFAAGELKLKIVS